A genomic segment from Aspergillus puulaauensis MK2 DNA, chromosome 1, nearly complete sequence encodes:
- a CDS encoding cell division control protein 14 (COG:S;~EggNog:ENOG410PKM8;~InterPro:IPR012535;~PFAM:PF08045;~antiSMASH:Cluster_1.9): MEALLAHSFDYLSSYEPTKVRKGLRQVEGLLAQICLSRAKRPVSDKRGSSLLFDAPQSGCKALSELRDDPAFREFFKLQDGFQWNVAMRLVTCLEHLLGRGSSGTNDLLILSTLDLIQGVLLLHPPSRILFAREIYMNLLLDLLDPINCPAIQSATLLTLVTALLDHPANTRTFEELDGLLTVTSLFKQRSTAREVKLKLVEFLYFYLMPETALISTSAPNAGIPRSPSKLGGGPVPRSANAPGAHNGTKGNRDTRTTEEKQSLLGRYLNNVEDLVEDLKETAPFGATVY, from the exons ATGGAAGCATTACTGGCGCATTCGTTCGACTACCTCTCCTCCTACGAGCCAACCAAAGTCCGCAAAGGGTTGCGCCAGGTTGAAGGGCTCCTTGCGCAGATTTGCTTGTCCAGGGCGAAACGACCAGTGTCGGACAAACGGGGTTCGTCACTATTATTTGATGCTCCACAGTCGGGCTGCAAAGCCTTGTCAGAGCTGAGAGATGACCCGGCATTCAGAgagttcttcaagctccAAGATGGATTCCAATGGAACG TGGCAATGCGCTTGGTAACCTGTCTGGAACATCTTCTTGGCCGTGGCAGTAGTGGTACCAACGACCTGCTCATTCTATCCACCCTGGACTTAATACAGGGCGTGCTATTGCTCCATCCGCCTTCGAGGATCTTGTTTGCCCGTGAAATCTACATGaacctgctgctggatctTTTGGACCCAATCAACTGCCCTGCAATCCAGTCGGCGACCCTCCTCACGCTAGTCACTGCGCTTCTTGACCACCCAGCCAACACACGAACATTTGAAGAGCTGGATGGACTTCTTACGGTGACGTCGCTCTTCAAACAGCGCTCGACTGCTCGTGAAGtcaagctgaagctggtTGAATTCCTATACTTTTATTTGATGCCAGAGACGGCCCTGATCTCGACAAGTGCTCCCAACGCCGGTATACCACGCAGCCCTAGCAAGCTGGGCGGTGGACCTGTACCCAGGAGCGCCAATGCCCCAGGGGCCCATAACGGTACCAAGGGCAATCGCGACACACGCACGACTGAGGAGAAACAATCTCTTCTGGGAAGATATTTGAACAACGTGGAGGATCTCGTGGAGGATCTCAAGGAAACGGCACCGTTTGGTGCTACGGTTTATTAA